One window of Athalia rosae chromosome 2, iyAthRosa1.1, whole genome shotgun sequence genomic DNA carries:
- the LOC105689048 gene encoding putative ammonium transporter 1, translating to MSNSVRTESNVDNYYDYVLRDRSLFQRSENSTGKSLDPVSAAFFRITLTILLRVGFLLVQIGSFPVGNVNLILLQNVVDFCAVTVAHILLGFVVAFSGDIAGVIGEGIWIGDGKANLNEAMMGWGAAITSSAICTCCIAGRMHAIGYLITAILISGIIQPFLIHWAWTPQGWMADNYLTGRPVSFKDYAGGGIIHVVGGLSGFLGCMTLGRRLLRLRDIDDASLPADSPGNVFAGYFLIFLGLQGIGLPITSDNGVQSYVIVKNLLAASSSSLFIVVLHFALSREAFNYWTVIRCVQGAISGVVTVAPAVDLYSPLVVIGISCASGLIFYLVSRRVYRSALEDYCNIAATHLACALFGIFLAPMCGRPTESGVPNHEMVLDVAWQVICISALILLVTLVFGPFFLVLDLCGFLRNRSEFVNHLRATVALERGPPRSYMQRLFFPDVQSLYLQPGSVTKSGGQGPQIMSPRMWRYPQELAMLEQNRSKQSGGNNLPEIIAEDTGAPVLLANNRSEDSSTDPAILAKPKKPRQIHTLRTSSPAEVIEDAGGTGESSEIRKDGFRQTARLRQYLMQDIYSDVKLEPQTPSRGVIGDLTTRLHRTKKCSSLHSEEIEYCSEKQQVSHEIKHHSDFNVKVILEPRKKSYASSDSEEDCQRVEDNRVVGEHSEILGKTL from the coding sequence ATGTCTAATTCGGTTCGGACCGAGTCAAACGTCGACAATTACTACGATTACGTGCTGCGAGATCGAAGTTTGTTTCAACGAAGCGAGAACTCAACGGGAAAATCCCTGGATCCGGTATCAGCCgccttttttcgaataactctCACGATCCTTCTACGCGTTGGTTTCCTCCTGGTTCAAATCGGCAGCTTTCCGGTTGGCAACGTGAATCTGATCCTGCTTCAAAACGTCGTAGATTTTTGCGCGGTCACCGTAGCCCACATCCTCCTCGGTTTCGTCGTCGCTTTTTCCGGCGACATTGCCGGCGTTATTGGCGAAGGAATTTGGATCGGGGACGGCAAGGCGAACCTGAACGAAGCCATGATGGGATGGGGAGCAGCGATAACATCCTCGGCAATATGCACGTGCTGTATAGCCGGTAGAATGCACGCAATCGGTTACCTGATCACCGCTATTCTCATCTCCGGGATAATTCAGCCGTTCCTCATCCACTGGGCATGGACACCGCAGGGTTGGATGGCCGATAATTACTTGACCGGAAGACCAGTTTCCTTCAAGGACTACGCGGGAGGAGGAATTATCCACGTGGTTGGCGGACTCTCCGGTTTTCTGGGCTGCATGACTTTGGGTCGAAGACTGCTGAGACTCAGGGATATCGACGACGCGAGTTTACCCGCAGATTCTCCCGGGAACGTATTCGCCGGTTACTTCCTGATATTCCTCGGTCTACAGGGAATCGGTCTTCCGATCACCTCGGACAACGGAGTGCAGTCTTATGTTATCGTGAAAAATCTACTAGCCGCTTCTTCGTCCTCGTTGTTCATCGTTGTTCTCCACTTCGCACTCAGTCGAGAAGCTTTCAATTACTGGACCGTGATAAGGTGCGTCCAAGGTGCGATTTCAGGAGTCGTAACCGTCGCTCCTGCGGTCGATCTTTACTCCCCATTGGTAGTCATTGGGATCAGCTGCGCCAGTGGATTGATATTTTACCTGGTGTCCAGACGAGTTTATCGAAGTGCGTTGGAGGATTACTGTAACATTGCGGCGACGCATTTGGCCTGCGCTCTTTTCGGTATTTTTCTCGCCCCGATGTGCGGAAGACCGACGGAAAGTGGCGTGCCTAATCATGAAATGGTGTTGGACGTCGCGTGGCAAGTGATTTGTATTTCAGCGTTAATTTTGCTGGTAACTCTGGTGTTCGGACCGTTTTTCCTGGTCCTCGATCTCTGCGGTTTTCTCAGAAATCGCTCGGAGTTCGTCAATCATCTTCGAGCAACGGTCGCCCTTGAGCGTGGACCACCGAGGTCGTACATGCAACGACTCTTCTTCCCGGATGTCCAGAGTCTTTACCTACAGCCGGGTTCGGTGACGAAGAGTGGAGGTCAAGGGCCGCAAATTATGAGTCCAAGGATGTGGAGGTACCCGCAGGAATTAGCGATGCTCGAACAAAATAGGTCGAAGCAATCGGGCGGCAATAATTTGCCCGAAATTATAGCCGAAGATACTGGTGCACCCGTTTTACTCGCAAATAATCGATCGGAAGATTCATCTACCGATCCCGCCATTTTGGCGAAACCGAAAAAACCAAGGCAAATTCACACTCTCCGCACTAGCAGCCCTGCAGAAGTCATCGAGGACGCTGGCGGAACTGGCGAGTCGTCAGAGATCAGAAAAGATGGCTTCCGACAGACTGCTAGGCTCCGTCAGTATCTGATGCAAGATATTTATTCCGATGTAAAATTAGAGCCTCAGACTCCGAGTAGAGGGGTTATTGGGGATCTTACGACGAGGCTCCacagaacgaaaaaatgttcaagCCTTCATTCTGAAGAAATCGAATACTGTTCAGAAAAGCAGCAAGTTAGCCATGAAATTAAGCATCACTCAGACTTCAACGTGAAAGTAATTTtagaaccaagaaaaaaatcttacgCTTCCAGCGATTCCGAAGAGGATTGTCAGAGAGTGGAAGATAATCGAGTGGTTGGAGAACACTCGGAAATACTAGGTAAGACTCTGTGA